One Pectobacterium cacticida genomic window, GGCGGCACCGCGCGGCTATATGGTCAACAGGCGCTGGCGCTGTTTTCTCAGGCTCACGTTTGTGTGATTGGTATTGGCGGCGTGGGCTCCTGGGCTGCCGAGGCGCTGGCGCGTACCGGTATTGGCGCGATCACGCTGATTGATATGGATGATGTGTGCGTGAGTAATACCAACCGCCAGATTCATGCCTTACGTCACCATACCGGGCAACCGAAAACGGCCGTGATGGCCGAACGTATTTTGGCGATTAACCCGGAATGTAATGTTACCTGTGTGGATGATTTCATTAGCGCGGATAACGTGGCGGAACTGCTCGACCAGGACTTTAGCTATGTGATTGACGCTATCGACAGCGTGCGCCCAAAGGCGGCGTTACTCTCCTACTGCCGTCGCTATAAGATCCCGGTGGTGACAACGGGGGGCGCGGGGGGGCAGATCGATCCAACCCGCATTGAGGTGGTCGATCTCGCCAAAACCATTCAGGATCCGCTGGCTGCCAAGTTACGTGAGCGGCTAAAGCACGATTTTAACGTAGTGAAAAATAGCAAGGGGAAGCTGGGCATCGACTGCGTATTTTCCAGTGAACCGCTGGTTTATCCTCAGCCTGATGGCTCCGTCTGCGCGTCTCGCAGCACGGCTGATGGTGTATTGCGGATGGACTGTGCGTCAGGTTTTGGCGCGGCGACGATGGTCACCGCAACGTTTGGCTTTGTCGCAGTCTCTCATGCATTGAAAAAGATGATGGCGAAAAATGCGAGAGTCTCTGCGACGCCGAAGCCGTCTGACAACTAGTCTGTGGCGGCCTCCCGCTGGGCAATATCTTTGATTCTGGCGGCCAGCGCCGCCAGCCCGCTGGAACGCGAGGCGCTGAGTTCAGCGCGTAGTCCCAGGCGATCAAATAGCGCTAATGGATCCTCCTGTAATAGCGCTTCTGCCGTTTTCCCTTCAATAGTCATGAATAGTATCGCCAGCAGCCCCCGGACGATGCGTCCATCGCTATCGCCGTAAAAATGTAGCTTTCCGTCTTCCTGACGTTGATAGCCTAGCCAAACGCGATTTTCACAGCCGGATAGCGAGACATCTTCGGTTTTTAGCTCATCGGGCAGCGTAGGCAGTGATTTGGCGAGCAAGACGAGCTGACGATAGCGCTCCTCCCATGCCCGACAGTTATCGAAGCGCGCCAAGAGCTCGGCAAGGGAAATGGTATGGCTAAAAGAATGAGGAATCTCAGTTGGTTTAATCATCGGCGAATCATTCAGTCGAGCAGTATTTCAAGTGCGTTGCCCACGGCGGCGATCAAGGCAGCAACATCTTGTTGGTTATTATAGGGGGCAAACGAGGCGCGAAGCGTCCCACTGACACCGAGTGCGTCCATGAGTGGCTGCGCGCAATGATGCCCGGCGCGCAGGGCGATGCCGCTTTCGGCAAGCAGCGTGACCAGATCGCTATGGTGTATTCCGGCAACGTCAAAAGCCAGGATGCTGGCATTCGGGGCGCGGAAACTGCGAAAGCCGGGAAACTGTGCCAATTGTGTTTCGGCAAGCTGCGCCAACCGCTGACAGTGCTGTTCCGCGGCAGGCCAATCTAGTGTCGTTAACCAGTCCAACGCCGCTGACAGGCCAAGTACACCAGCGATATGTGGCGTTCCCGCTTCAAATCTTTGCGGAATTGCCTGCGGTTTAAAACCGTCAAAGGACACGTGCGCCATCATTTTCCCCCCGCCTTGCCACGGGATCATACTTTCTAGTAATGCCGTTTTGCCATACAGCACGCCAATCCCGGTGGGCGCATAGAGTTTGTGCGCGGAAAATGCGTAGAAATCGATATCCAGCCCCTGTACATCGGGCGGACGATGGACGATGCCCTGTGCACCGTCTATCACCACCACGGCGCCAGAGCGGTGAGCCAGCGTTACCGCGCGCGCAAGATCGGGCTGACCCCCTGTCACATTTGACATCTGGCCTAGCGCCAGCAGGCGAGTTTTAGGCGTGATTAATGTGGCAAGCTGCTCAACATCCGGTAAGAAGTCTGCGCCTAGCGGTAACTTTATCACGCGCGCGCCGGTTTGCTGTGCCACTATCAACCATGGAATGAGGTTAGCGTGATGTTCCGCTTCGCTAACGATAATCTCATCACCCGGTTGAAGGCGAGGGCGAGCGTAGCTCTGCGCGACCAGATTAATGGCCTCCGTCGTGCCTCTGGTCCAAACAATAGAACGCGGATTGTCAGCATGTAGTAACGCGGCGACCTGTTCACGGGTGCCTTCAAAACGTTGCGTTAGCGCCTGTGCGCCACGATGCTGGCTGCGGTGTACCGTACCACTTTGGCTTTCATAAAACTGTTGCACCGCATTAATAACGGGCTGGGGTTTCAGTGCGGTCGCCGCGCTATCTAGATACACGGTTGGATGCAGCAGCGCGGGGAACTGTTGGCGAAATGCCTCTGGGTTAAACGGTGTCATGAGCATCCTCTGTTGTCGAGCCGATCCTGTCCCATTTTGTCGGGGGAGACAAGTTTAGGACGATACCTAGCGCGATTTTATGGCAAAAAAACCAACTGTTGCTACGCTTTAACATGTGAGTTTTCAGGATATCCTGATGAATTAAGTTAATTGGATAAAACTTAACGTTGATGAGGGCTAATTATGAAGAATAAAATCTCTATTTTTGCCGCAGTAGTGATGGCATTTTCTCTGGCTGCCTGTTCGAGCAATTATGTTTTACACACCAATGATGGACGCACCATCATCTCCGATGGCAAACCCAAAGTAGATAGCGATACTGGCATGATTAGCTACACCGACGCTTATGGGCAGAAACAGCAGATTAGCCGCGATAATGTGCGGGAGATGGTTGAAGCGAAGTAGTGGCACAACGTTAATGCAGGTTGATAAGCCAGTGCCCAACGCTGGCTTTTTTGTCTCATTGCAAGAATAGGGTGGGCAAAAAAAAGCACCGCAATTGCGGTGCCACATAAAATCACTTTGGACAGACAGGGTAAATGTACAGGAAGTGAATAGGGTAGACTTGCTACCGCATCTGCAAACCACAGACAAAAAAATAGCAAACACAACATCACAACCACAAGCCAAAAGCACCTCAGGTTACCCCTACGTACTTTTCGTTCCGGCCCAGGAAGTTGCGCTACTATAGGTATTTGCTGGTACATCCTCAACGGACAAATTATAATGTCTCGGATTACAAAAACTAATCGTTGTACCCGTTATCTTTCGTTACATCACAGTAGCGTGTGAGCGATTCCCTCACACGCGCAGGTGACCGAACGACGAGGCTTTTTCTCTAAATCCTTCTCTGCATGTTAAGTGTTGTGGGGGACAAATGTGCCCGATAGCTCGCTGAGTTGGCGTAAACCAAAAAGATTTCATTCATGTCAAAACGTCTCCCTCCGCTCAATGCATTACGCGTTTTTGATGCGGCAGCACGCCACTTGAGCTTTACCAAAGCGGCAGAAGAACTGTTTGTTACGCAGGCCGCCGTTAGCCACCAGATTAAATCTCTGGAAGATTTCTTAGGGCTTAAATTATTCCGCCGACGTAATCGCTCTCTATTACTGACGGAAGAAGGGCAAAGTTATTATCTTGATATAAAAGAAATTTTTTCATCATTGAATGATGCGACTCGAAAACTGCAATCCCGTAGCGCCAAAGGCGCATTAACGGTTAGCCTACTGCCAAGTTTTGCTATTCATTGGCTGGTACCGCGCCTCTCCAGCTTTAACGCCGACTATCCGGGGATCGATGTGCGTATCCAGGCCGTGGATCGTGACGAAGATCGGCTTGCGGATGATGTGGACGTCGCAATTTTCTATGGAAGGGGAAACTGGCCGGGATTACGGGTGGAGAAATTGTACGCGGAATATCTTTTACCTGTCTGCTCACCCGCATTGCTGACCGGGGAACGCCCGTTAAAGACGCCGGGTGATTTAGCGTATCATACGCTCCTGCACGATGCGTCGCGGCGTGACTGGCTGTCTTATACGCGTCAGCTAGGCGTGCAGATTAATGTACAGCAAGGGCCGATTTTCAGCCACAGCGCCATGGTATTGCAGGCGGCGATTCATGGGCAGGGTGTCGCATTAGCGAATAATGTCATGGCGCAAACGGAAATCGAGGCCGGACGACTAGTATGCCCGTTTAACGATGTGCTGGTCAGCCGGAATGCGTTTTATCTGGTATGTCATGACAGCCAGGCAGAACTGGGTAAAATAGCCGCCTTTCGCCACTGGATTTTGGCGCGGGCAGCCAGCGAGCAAGAGAAATTTCGTTTTCGCTATGACAATGGTCCGCGCGGAGGCTGTGTTGCTGGCTGATTAACCGAATAACTCACGTAGATAACTACGTTTCAGGCTGATGACAGGCCTATTTGCAAAATGAAAACGGCGGTCTTTGTCAGCAACCTCATTTATAGGTAATAACGTATAGGTAATAACGATGAATAGTCGTTTCATGCTGGTATTTGCCGCGATCGGCGGTTTTACATTTGTCGCTCTGGGTGCGTTCGGCTCCCATGTTTTGAGCAAAACGCTGGGTGTTACGGAACTGGCCTGGCTGCGTACCGGCCTGGAATATCAGGCGTTCCACACCTTAGCGATTCTGGCGCTCGCGATGGCGATGCAACGGCGAACCAATATGTGGTTTTACTGGAGTAGCGTTTTTCTGGCGCTGGGAACGGTACTCTTCAGTGGAAGTTTGTACTGCCTAGCGCTTTCTCATCTGAAATTGTGGGTTTATGTCACGCCCATCGGCGGAACCTTTTTTCTCGTGGGATGGATATTATTATTGATTGGCGCACTGCGTCTGAAGAAAAAGGCTGAACGCCATGAATAACATTATTTTGTATTGCCGTCCCGGATTTGAGAAGGAGTGCGCAGCGGAAATCACGTCCAAAGCCACGGAGCATAATGCGTTTGGCTTCGCGCGGGTAAAAGAAAATAGCGGTTACGTTGTGTTCGAATGTTATCAGCACGAAGACGCTGAGCGTCTGGTGAAAACGCTACCCTTTCATGAACTGATTTTTGCTCGTC contains:
- a CDS encoding DUF423 domain-containing protein encodes the protein MNSRFMLVFAAIGGFTFVALGAFGSHVLSKTLGVTELAWLRTGLEYQAFHTLAILALAMAMQRRTNMWFYWSSVFLALGTVLFSGSLYCLALSHLKLWVYVTPIGGTFFLVGWILLLIGALRLKKKAERHE
- the tcdA gene encoding tRNA cyclic N6-threonylcarbamoyladenosine(37) synthase TcdA; translation: MNTQLSEAYLQRFGGTARLYGQQALALFSQAHVCVIGIGGVGSWAAEALARTGIGAITLIDMDDVCVSNTNRQIHALRHHTGQPKTAVMAERILAINPECNVTCVDDFISADNVAELLDQDFSYVIDAIDSVRPKAALLSYCRRYKIPVVTTGGAGGQIDPTRIEVVDLAKTIQDPLAAKLRERLKHDFNVVKNSKGKLGIDCVFSSEPLVYPQPDGSVCASRSTADGVLRMDCASGFGAATMVTATFGFVAVSHALKKMMAKNARVSATPKPSDN
- a CDS encoding YgdI/YgdR family lipoprotein, with translation MKNKISIFAAVVMAFSLAACSSNYVLHTNDGRTIISDGKPKVDSDTGMISYTDAYGQKQQISRDNVREMVEAK
- the csdE gene encoding cysteine desulfurase sulfur acceptor subunit CsdE; amino-acid sequence: MIKPTEIPHSFSHTISLAELLARFDNCRAWEERYRQLVLLAKSLPTLPDELKTEDVSLSGCENRVWLGYQRQEDGKLHFYGDSDGRIVRGLLAILFMTIEGKTAEALLQEDPLALFDRLGLRAELSASRSSGLAALAARIKDIAQREAATD
- the csdA gene encoding cysteine desulfurase CsdA — its product is MTPFNPEAFRQQFPALLHPTVYLDSAATALKPQPVINAVQQFYESQSGTVHRSQHRGAQALTQRFEGTREQVAALLHADNPRSIVWTRGTTEAINLVAQSYARPRLQPGDEIIVSEAEHHANLIPWLIVAQQTGARVIKLPLGADFLPDVEQLATLITPKTRLLALGQMSNVTGGQPDLARAVTLAHRSGAVVVIDGAQGIVHRPPDVQGLDIDFYAFSAHKLYAPTGIGVLYGKTALLESMIPWQGGGKMMAHVSFDGFKPQAIPQRFEAGTPHIAGVLGLSAALDWLTTLDWPAAEQHCQRLAQLAETQLAQFPGFRSFRAPNASILAFDVAGIHHSDLVTLLAESGIALRAGHHCAQPLMDALGVSGTLRASFAPYNNQQDVAALIAAVGNALEILLD
- a CDS encoding transcriptional regulator GcvA, which gives rise to MSKRLPPLNALRVFDAAARHLSFTKAAEELFVTQAAVSHQIKSLEDFLGLKLFRRRNRSLLLTEEGQSYYLDIKEIFSSLNDATRKLQSRSAKGALTVSLLPSFAIHWLVPRLSSFNADYPGIDVRIQAVDRDEDRLADDVDVAIFYGRGNWPGLRVEKLYAEYLLPVCSPALLTGERPLKTPGDLAYHTLLHDASRRDWLSYTRQLGVQINVQQGPIFSHSAMVLQAAIHGQGVALANNVMAQTEIEAGRLVCPFNDVLVSRNAFYLVCHDSQAELGKIAAFRHWILARAASEQEKFRFRYDNGPRGGCVAG